A single region of the Bacteroidota bacterium genome encodes:
- a CDS encoding YCF48-related protein produces MKRFLLILSCVILSFRPASSQSTPWQWINPLPQGNLLNGVWGINANTAVAVGDLGTILRTTNGGSTWNVDFNAAGIVEQLFAVQFLSDSVGWVVGESGRILKTTNGGLSWSIQNTVTPYDLYAINFISPTTGWVTGFQGTMLKTTDGGATWNVQNSSTTSTLYSLFFSSASAGWAAGVNGTIAKTTDGGATWTHQSIGSNQPFFSVTFTSPVVGFAVGAFGLMYKTTNGGTSWSPVVSGTNLSLYGLQFTSSLNGWACGEFGSIIKTTNGGASWFTQQTPTYNDLFSPRFVSQTTGWVVGDLGTMLKTTDGGTTWISQSNGVKELISAVSFPGVTTGFAVGDVGTIVTTTDAGMTWSLLSSGTFQNLYGVYFLNNTTGFAVGDSANILKTTNGGATWLVQHSHTDPTLYSVHFVNSTTGWTVGDLGTILATKNAGVTWLPETAQTFQSLLRVKFANTLTGWAVGYGGTIIKTTNGGTTWINQNSGTPQALYSLEVIDANTVYAGGDFGALVKTTNGGATWVSHPTNTDATLYGLSFFSPTVGWGVGDDGTIVSTTDGGASWNLPYSPTTNTLFEVQVLKTSSGGVVFATGLGGTIICSAISPLPIRTWTGAFDSLWSSPGNWSPPGVPDKADSVVIPSTVNKPVFRSVLQQVDIGGLAIAAGAKLTIRSGLANLLVKGSVSMFGTLEIDPAASPKITVGGNFSTFVGGSFIPGNSTIIFTGRGQIKGSFNSIVLRENASMSTLGNISIRDGVTLLSNLNQRSIDTLTMLNPDPASLDGPAFVTAGTIKRALRHGSSAPYRFESPVTYLQFYPVGVTPDTVFMTTYPNLLPPGLPDSMFAKRYYTTTLVGGSNYEASISLRYDSAESPVAINDLSLFRDSAGVIFDLGSTDFLDSDVVAVSLDSVRSFSKWYLGRYDYVPVHPFAFLDTLTITDQGNASGQLLIGAEAGATDGIDDAFGEFELGPTPPAGTFDARWVIPPTRGTSVDIRNLFEPSGPQRVYSFTIQPGPGGYPFTITWNRSRLASGTFFLQDQATQGGLYSVSMKLQGSLVVSNSSVKTLQIVQKPPIYYSFNQSWNLIAFPLTRTGSTTRIKLFPSASSPLFGYSGSYYISDSMRNGPGYWIKLPASGVTGFDGSARTADTVTVADGWNLIGSISSPVARGSIVQVPPGIVTSNYFGYTNAYTVADSIRPSKGYWVKVRGGGKLILSSPGPADKQAAEPPASELLSHLNQLRIDDRHGHRQTLYFGKATASPDAMSWFELPPPPPGQLLDARFTSGSMVKLLSDTARSFEIRIQSESYPVSLTWSLCQDEVRSISFANGNPGSLSGSARTEREGSIDIGEPAAGVVGVHLQLSAPLPAHFSLRQNYPNPFNPTTFIEFDLPVDASVSLTVYNPIGQQVAVLTDHQKFSAGSHTAILNAAGLGSGVYFYRMEATGNDRTVFRQVRKLVVLK; encoded by the coding sequence ATGAAACGGTTTTTGCTGATACTTTCGTGTGTGATCCTCTCTTTCCGGCCGGCGTCGTCCCAATCGACTCCATGGCAGTGGATCAATCCGCTCCCGCAGGGGAACCTCCTTAACGGCGTTTGGGGGATCAACGCGAACACCGCTGTCGCGGTGGGCGACCTCGGCACAATCCTGCGGACCACAAACGGCGGCAGCACCTGGAATGTCGATTTCAACGCCGCGGGGATCGTCGAGCAATTATTCGCTGTCCAATTCCTCTCCGACTCGGTCGGCTGGGTGGTGGGCGAATCCGGCAGGATTCTGAAGACCACGAATGGGGGGCTCTCGTGGAGTATCCAGAACACGGTCACCCCCTACGATCTCTACGCGATCAATTTCATTTCCCCGACCACCGGATGGGTCACCGGGTTTCAGGGGACAATGCTGAAAACGACGGACGGAGGGGCGACCTGGAACGTGCAAAACAGCAGCACGACCTCGACGCTCTATTCGCTCTTTTTTTCATCCGCGTCCGCCGGATGGGCCGCGGGGGTGAACGGCACGATCGCGAAAACCACCGACGGCGGGGCCACCTGGACCCATCAATCGATCGGTTCGAATCAGCCCTTCTTCTCGGTCACCTTCACCTCCCCCGTTGTCGGATTTGCTGTCGGAGCGTTCGGTCTCATGTACAAGACTACCAACGGAGGGACTTCCTGGAGCCCGGTGGTCAGCGGCACCAACCTCAGTCTCTACGGCTTGCAATTTACCTCGTCGTTAAACGGGTGGGCGTGCGGCGAGTTCGGGAGCATCATCAAGACCACAAACGGAGGCGCCTCATGGTTCACCCAGCAGACCCCGACCTATAACGACCTCTTCTCGCCGCGCTTTGTTTCGCAGACCACCGGCTGGGTGGTCGGGGATCTGGGAACGATGCTCAAGACCACCGACGGCGGCACGACATGGATTTCGCAGTCGAACGGGGTGAAGGAACTCATCAGCGCTGTCTCGTTCCCCGGGGTGACGACCGGATTCGCCGTGGGCGATGTCGGGACGATTGTGACCACGACAGACGCGGGGATGACCTGGAGCCTGCTGAGCAGCGGAACCTTTCAGAATCTCTACGGAGTCTATTTCCTCAACAATACGACCGGCTTTGCGGTCGGTGACAGCGCCAATATTCTCAAGACGACGAATGGCGGCGCAACCTGGCTCGTTCAGCACAGCCACACCGATCCCACCCTCTACTCCGTGCATTTCGTGAATTCCACCACCGGTTGGACCGTGGGCGACCTGGGCACAATTCTCGCCACCAAGAACGCCGGCGTGACGTGGCTGCCCGAGACGGCGCAGACCTTTCAATCGCTCCTCAGGGTGAAGTTCGCCAACACGCTCACCGGTTGGGCGGTCGGTTACGGCGGAACGATCATCAAGACGACGAACGGCGGCACGACCTGGATCAACCAAAACAGCGGGACCCCCCAGGCTCTCTATTCCCTGGAGGTGATCGACGCGAACACGGTCTATGCCGGCGGCGACTTTGGCGCGCTGGTGAAGACCACGAACGGCGGTGCGACCTGGGTATCGCATCCGACGAACACGGACGCGACCCTGTACGGGCTCTCCTTCTTTTCGCCCACCGTCGGGTGGGGCGTCGGAGACGACGGAACGATCGTGAGCACGACGGATGGAGGCGCAAGCTGGAACCTTCCGTACAGTCCGACCACCAATACCCTCTTCGAGGTGCAGGTCCTGAAGACATCTTCCGGGGGAGTCGTGTTCGCCACCGGCCTGGGCGGGACGATCATCTGTTCGGCAATTTCCCCCCTGCCGATCAGAACATGGACGGGCGCGTTCGATTCGCTCTGGTCGAGTCCGGGGAACTGGAGTCCCCCCGGCGTGCCCGATAAGGCGGACAGCGTCGTCATTCCCTCCACGGTCAACAAGCCCGTCTTCCGATCGGTCCTGCAGCAGGTGGACATCGGCGGATTGGCGATTGCGGCAGGTGCGAAACTCACGATCAGAAGCGGGCTCGCCAACCTTCTCGTCAAGGGAAGCGTCAGCATGTTCGGGACGCTCGAAATCGACCCGGCCGCTTCCCCCAAGATCACGGTGGGAGGAAACTTTTCCACGTTTGTGGGAGGGTCGTTCATCCCCGGCAATTCGACCATCATCTTCACCGGCCGGGGGCAGATCAAGGGATCGTTTAACAGCATCGTCCTGAGAGAGAACGCCAGCATGTCGACACTCGGGAACATCAGCATCAGGGACGGCGTCACACTCCTTTCGAATTTGAATCAGCGCTCGATCGACACGCTGACGATGTTGAACCCGGACCCGGCCTCCCTCGACGGGCCTGCATTCGTCACGGCCGGAACGATCAAACGCGCCCTCAGGCATGGATCCTCCGCCCCCTACCGCTTCGAGAGCCCGGTCACCTATCTGCAATTCTATCCCGTCGGGGTCACCCCGGATACCGTGTTCATGACGACCTATCCGAACCTCCTCCCCCCGGGGCTCCCCGATTCGATGTTCGCGAAGCGGTATTATACAACCACCCTTGTGGGGGGCAGCAATTATGAGGCAAGCATCTCTCTCCGGTATGACAGCGCCGAATCGCCGGTGGCGATCAACGACCTTTCCCTGTTCCGCGACTCCGCCGGGGTGATCTTCGACCTGGGGAGCACGGACTTTCTCGACTCCGATGTGGTGGCTGTTTCCCTTGATTCTGTCAGGTCTTTCTCAAAGTGGTATCTCGGACGGTACGATTACGTGCCGGTCCATCCGTTCGCGTTCCTCGACACGCTGACGATCACCGATCAGGGCAACGCGAGCGGCCAGCTCCTCATCGGCGCGGAAGCCGGCGCGACGGATGGGATCGACGATGCGTTCGGAGAGTTCGAGCTGGGCCCGACCCCCCCGGCCGGAACGTTCGACGCGCGGTGGGTTATTCCGCCCACCCGGGGAACGAGCGTCGACATACGCAACCTGTTCGAGCCGTCCGGCCCCCAACGCGTCTATTCGTTCACGATCCAACCGGGACCCGGCGGGTACCCGTTTACGATCACCTGGAACCGGTCGCGCCTCGCATCCGGTACCTTCTTCCTTCAGGATCAGGCAACGCAAGGAGGACTCTATTCGGTGAGCATGAAGCTTCAGGGCTCGCTCGTTGTGTCGAACTCCTCCGTGAAGACGCTTCAGATCGTCCAGAAACCCCCCATCTATTATTCCTTCAATCAATCGTGGAACCTGATCGCATTTCCGCTCACGCGGACGGGCAGCACGACAAGGATCAAGCTCTTTCCTTCCGCAAGTTCCCCCCTCTTCGGTTATAGCGGGAGTTATTACATCTCCGACTCGATGCGCAACGGTCCCGGATACTGGATCAAACTCCCGGCGAGCGGAGTTACCGGGTTCGACGGGTCGGCGCGCACCGCCGACACCGTCACGGTAGCGGACGGCTGGAATCTGATCGGATCGATTTCCAGTCCCGTGGCGCGCGGGAGCATCGTGCAGGTCCCGCCGGGCATCGTCACCTCGAACTATTTCGGATACACAAACGCCTACACGGTGGCCGACTCCATCCGCCCCTCGAAGGGATACTGGGTCAAAGTGCGGGGTGGCGGAAAACTCATCCTTTCCTCTCCGGGCCCCGCCGACAAGCAGGCGGCGGAGCCACCCGCATCGGAACTGCTCTCCCACCTGAACCAGCTCAGGATCGACGACCGGCACGGGCACCGGCAAACCCTCTACTTTGGAAAAGCGACGGCCTCCCCGGACGCCATGTCATGGTTTGAACTTCCGCCTCCTCCGCCGGGTCAGCTCCTCGACGCCCGGTTCACATCGGGAAGCATGGTGAAACTTCTGTCCGATACAGCCCGGTCGTTCGAGATTCGCATACAATCCGAATCCTATCCGGTTTCTCTCACCTGGAGCCTCTGCCAGGACGAAGTCCGGTCGATCTCCTTCGCAAACGGCAACCCGGGCTCACTGTCCGGCTCGGCCCGCACGGAGCGGGAGGGAAGCATCGATATCGGCGAACCCGCCGCGGGGGTTGTCGGCGTCCATCTCCAACTTTCGGCCCCCCTGCCGGCGCATTTCTCGCTCAGGCAGAATTATCCCAATCCCTTCAACCCGACCACGTTCATCGAATTCGACCTGCCAGTGGATGCGAGCGTCTCGCTCACAGTCTACAATCCGATCGGCCAACAGGTTGCGGTGCTCACCGATCACCAGAAGTTCTCCGCGGGGAGCCATACGGCGATTCTGAACGCGGCCGGGCTCGGGTCCGGGGTCTATTTTTACAGGATGGAAGCGACCGGCAACGATCGGACGGTGTTCCGGCAGGTGAGGAAACTGGTCGTTCTGAAATAA
- a CDS encoding alpha/beta fold hydrolase, with protein MVTMVGPLLAHESFELLNSGQDPIRGDLRYSRDDFPHKPVVIVCHSFMAFKDWGFFPRLGEQLARRGFASITFNFSKNGVNGDGARITRMDRFAANTFSQELADLGTVIEAVGEKRLGSGVIDSDKIVLLGHSRGGGIAIVRASFDRRVAALVSWSAVSTFDRWTAHQKERWRANGYLPLSRDTTASPLRLGITLLEDLEEHGSALSVLDAASRVAVPWLILHGEADVMVPHREAEALYAVSARATTEYLLLEKVGHLYNAASETADSYRTLDGIIELTADWIHRNLTT; from the coding sequence ATGGTCACGATGGTCGGGCCTCTCCTCGCTCACGAGTCATTCGAACTGCTGAATTCAGGCCAGGATCCGATTCGGGGCGATTTGCGATACTCCAGGGACGACTTCCCGCACAAGCCGGTCGTCATCGTTTGCCACAGTTTTATGGCCTTCAAGGATTGGGGCTTTTTCCCCCGCCTGGGCGAGCAGCTTGCGCGACGGGGTTTTGCGTCGATCACGTTCAACTTCTCAAAGAACGGCGTCAACGGGGACGGCGCGAGAATCACCCGGATGGACCGGTTTGCGGCCAACACGTTTTCGCAGGAACTCGCAGATCTCGGGACGGTGATCGAGGCCGTCGGGGAGAAGCGGCTGGGATCGGGTGTCATTGACAGTGATAAAATAGTTCTTCTCGGGCACTCGCGGGGCGGAGGCATTGCCATTGTCCGCGCCTCTTTCGATCGGAGGGTAGCCGCGCTCGTGAGCTGGTCCGCAGTCTCGACGTTCGATCGATGGACCGCCCACCAGAAGGAGAGATGGAGAGCCAACGGATATCTCCCGTTGTCGAGAGATACCACGGCGAGTCCCCTTCGGCTCGGCATCACCCTGTTGGAAGATCTCGAAGAGCACGGGAGCGCGCTGAGCGTCCTCGATGCGGCCTCCAGGGTCGCAGTTCCGTGGCTCATTCTCCACGGTGAAGCCGATGTGATGGTTCCGCACAGGGAGGCGGAAGCGTTGTATGCGGTCTCTGCCCGGGCCACTACCGAGTACCTGTTGCTTGAGAAGGTCGGGCACCTCTATAATGCGGCCTCGGAAACGGCGGATTCTTACAGGACATTGGACGGCATCATTGAACTCACGGCGGATTGGATACACCGCAATCTCACTACGTAG
- a CDS encoding biotin transporter BioY, whose product MQPHHDGTVLANPPGTIDSRSTAIQAVLVFAFAAGTAIGAQIELPHQPVPYTLQTFFVLLSAAVLGARKGAVSQLLYLTMGAIGLPVFAHWGAGFAVLAGPTGGYLLSFPLAALVAGWIVRRNGSMFSTVAGMVCGLLVIFSVGTLQLGLLYYHDVAGAIVNGFLIFSWWDLLKLAAAVLVARRWSGGSSRRS is encoded by the coding sequence ATGCAACCTCATCATGACGGGACAGTCCTCGCAAATCCGCCGGGTACAATTGACAGCCGGTCCACGGCCATCCAGGCGGTACTGGTCTTCGCCTTTGCGGCGGGAACGGCGATCGGCGCTCAGATCGAGCTTCCGCACCAGCCGGTTCCTTATACGCTTCAGACGTTTTTCGTTCTCCTCTCCGCTGCGGTGCTCGGGGCCCGCAAGGGAGCGGTGAGCCAGCTCCTCTATTTGACGATGGGAGCGATCGGTCTTCCGGTCTTCGCGCACTGGGGAGCGGGATTCGCCGTCCTCGCGGGGCCGACCGGGGGATATCTCCTGAGTTTTCCTCTCGCAGCGCTCGTGGCCGGCTGGATAGTCCGCCGGAACGGAAGCATGTTCTCGACGGTTGCCGGGATGGTCTGCGGGCTCCTGGTTATCTTCAGTGTCGGGACCCTCCAGCTGGGACTTCTTTACTATCACGATGTTGCAGGTGCGATCGTCAACGGGTTCCTGATATTTTCATGGTGGGATCTCCTCAAGCTTGCCGCGGCCGTCCTCGTCGCCCGCCGCTGGAGCGGAGGATCATCGCGCCGGTCGTGA
- a CDS encoding response regulator transcription factor, which translates to MKQQLERAGNTVEIAGDGVAAEERARRGEFHLIVLDLNLPRKSGLDVLRDLRADSYMTPVLILTAVDGVEHRIEGLKLGADDYLIKPFDSGELQARIDAVVRRSGSSKTSILQAADLLMDVVKRTVERAGQRISLSDKEFALLEFLLRNKNQILTRKRLIEQVWGYQFDTGTNIVDVYISYLRQSVDKGYPKKLIHTMHGEGFILVDD; encoded by the coding sequence ATAAAGCAGCAGCTCGAGCGCGCCGGAAACACCGTGGAAATTGCGGGAGATGGCGTTGCGGCTGAAGAGAGAGCCCGGAGAGGGGAGTTCCATCTCATTGTTCTCGATCTCAATCTCCCGAGGAAGTCCGGCCTCGATGTCCTTCGCGATCTCCGGGCTGATTCTTACATGACGCCGGTTCTCATCCTCACGGCCGTGGATGGGGTGGAACACCGGATCGAAGGGTTGAAACTGGGAGCGGACGACTATCTCATCAAGCCCTTCGACTCAGGCGAACTCCAGGCCCGGATCGACGCCGTCGTGCGCCGCTCGGGCTCCTCGAAAACATCGATTCTGCAGGCTGCGGATCTGCTGATGGATGTCGTGAAGCGAACCGTGGAGCGGGCCGGGCAGAGGATATCGCTCAGCGACAAGGAGTTTGCATTGCTCGAATTCCTGTTGAGAAACAAGAATCAGATTCTGACACGCAAACGGCTCATCGAGCAGGTGTGGGGTTACCAGTTCGACACGGGAACCAACATCGTCGATGTGTATATCAGCTATTTGCGGCAGTCCGTCGACAAGGGATACCCGAAGAAACTCATCCACACCATGCACGGTGAAGGGTTTATCCTTGTCGACGACTGA